Proteins co-encoded in one Campylobacteraceae bacterium genomic window:
- the bioV gene encoding pimelyl-ACP methyl ester esterase BioV — MKMTSNYFSGFCLKDEKELFSSYLIENDFTLQGFSYGCIEAFSKALVSEKRIDLLQLFSPAFFQSKNKKFHRLQLMYYKKNKKSYVLNFIKNIASPSSYDCSSYIKEGTYEELETLLSYEWKKENLEKLLGKGTKIEVYLGEKDEIIQSKETMDFFKEYASVYYIKNAGHILKT, encoded by the coding sequence GTGAAAATGACTTCTAATTATTTTTCTGGCTTTTGTCTAAAAGATGAAAAAGAACTGTTTTCTTCTTATTTAATAGAAAATGACTTTACGCTACAGGGATTTTCATATGGGTGCATAGAAGCATTTTCTAAAGCTTTAGTAAGCGAAAAAAGAATAGACTTATTACAACTCTTCTCACCTGCTTTTTTTCAAAGTAAAAATAAAAAATTTCACAGATTACAACTTATGTATTATAAAAAAAATAAAAAATCCTATGTTTTGAACTTTATTAAAAACATTGCATCTCCTTCTTCTTATGATTGTTCTTCTTATATTAAAGAAGGAACATACGAAGAATTAGAAACATTGTTGTCTTATGAGTGGAAAAAAGAGAATCTTGAAAAACTTTTGGGAAAAGGCACTAAGATTGAAGTATATTTGGGCGAAAAAGATGAAATAATTCAAAGCAAAGAAACAATGGATTTTTTTAAAGAGTATGCAAGTGTTTATTATATAAAAAATGCAGGACATATATTAAAAACGTGA